Proteins co-encoded in one Sporosarcina sp. FSL K6-1522 genomic window:
- the flaG gene encoding flagellar protein FlaG: protein MVSRMDSGTVTHQASVSVEKAAPDMDVQVIPVKAVAEKVQPQADQEQQLSAEKAKQMTDSMNTFLASANTQLRFKFHDKLNEYYVTVVDSTTDEVIREIPSKKLMDIHAAMREFVGLLVDQKI, encoded by the coding sequence ATGGTCAGTCGTATGGATAGTGGAACTGTGACGCATCAAGCAAGCGTTTCAGTAGAAAAAGCGGCACCGGACATGGATGTCCAGGTTATTCCAGTGAAAGCCGTTGCAGAGAAAGTACAGCCGCAAGCCGACCAAGAACAACAGTTGTCAGCAGAGAAAGCAAAGCAAATGACAGACAGTATGAACACATTTTTGGCGAGTGCCAATACGCAATTGCGATTTAAGTTTCATGATAAGCTCAACGAATACTATGTCACGGTTGTCGATTCGACAACCGACGAAGTCATTCGGGAAATCCCATCCAAGAAATTGATGGATATCCATGCGGCGATGCGTGAATTTGTAGGCTTATTGGTAGATCAAAAAATATGA
- a CDS encoding methyl-accepting chemotaxis protein codes for MFKSVKTKIILTVMVLFLIGISIMTIISSTQVKNNTEESIINSSGTLVNEIGYIIENFLGQYDKGLTQIATSPTVIEFAEAGNGEAVSSQLQAINSVFENFLGPYADASSIYLTLPTKQTVISPYSDLGEDFDPTTRDWYTLAMVNPDTVHWTNPYIDEATGEFVISASKAVQTNGKVIGVVGLDVQLAALTDTISASDIGYEGYPAIFDTEGTAIAHPTLQGDNLMDLPYITEMYKNDSERDVIHYVHENVPKVLIYSTLPEFGWKVLAVYDEKNINEMANDLRISMVIVALVTLFVIFAALYIMISRTIKPLGQVNALMDSVSQGDLTVRTDIKSNDEIGELGRNFNIMIDNMNAIITVVNSSASNVRVSSESLSAVAEETSASSEEVAHAVNEIAHGASRSAEDAEIVTERSDLLGQQINEITTKAGIMSDIATKAGEMNTNGQGQMQQLKQSFGDWETNLHSMSEVIGTLETKVKAIGGVMETITEISAQTNLLALNASIEAARAGEHGKGFAVVADEVRKLAEQSARSTEEVKVTVQELQTESQLVTQQMNDTRDNFQRQGTVVNDTETTFGEISTLMADMQDSIAAVYTEIQKVTSHKEDVSETIQTMAATSEETAAACEEVSASTDEQLRAIQSVTDAAETLTELSEELSTAVNRFKV; via the coding sequence ATGTTTAAATCCGTCAAAACTAAAATCATTTTAACGGTCATGGTACTATTTCTCATCGGAATATCCATTATGACAATAATTAGTAGTACACAGGTGAAAAATAATACAGAAGAAAGCATCATTAATTCGAGTGGTACACTCGTTAACGAGATAGGCTATATCATTGAGAACTTTCTCGGTCAGTATGACAAAGGCCTCACTCAAATTGCTACCTCACCTACGGTTATTGAATTTGCAGAAGCAGGCAATGGAGAAGCCGTAAGTAGCCAACTTCAAGCCATCAATTCTGTATTTGAAAACTTCCTTGGTCCTTATGCCGATGCATCATCTATCTACTTAACATTACCGACTAAACAAACCGTGATTTCGCCTTACTCTGATCTCGGAGAGGACTTTGATCCCACAACACGTGATTGGTATACGCTAGCGATGGTAAATCCCGACACGGTACACTGGACAAATCCTTATATTGACGAAGCAACGGGCGAATTCGTTATTAGCGCTTCAAAAGCGGTACAAACAAATGGCAAAGTCATCGGTGTCGTCGGCCTCGATGTCCAACTTGCTGCACTCACCGATACAATTTCAGCGAGCGACATTGGCTACGAGGGCTACCCAGCCATATTTGATACGGAAGGAACAGCCATTGCCCACCCTACATTACAAGGTGATAACTTAATGGACCTCCCTTACATCACTGAAATGTACAAAAACGATTCCGAACGGGACGTGATTCATTATGTCCATGAAAATGTCCCGAAAGTGCTGATTTACTCTACACTCCCAGAATTCGGTTGGAAAGTGTTAGCCGTCTATGATGAAAAAAATATTAATGAAATGGCCAATGACCTACGCATCTCGATGGTCATCGTTGCACTCGTGACGTTATTCGTCATCTTTGCTGCATTGTACATCATGATTAGCCGAACCATCAAACCACTTGGACAAGTAAACGCACTAATGGACTCTGTTTCGCAAGGGGATTTAACCGTTCGCACCGACATTAAGAGCAATGATGAGATTGGTGAACTCGGGCGCAACTTCAACATCATGATTGACAACATGAATGCCATCATTACGGTCGTCAATAGCTCCGCATCAAACGTTCGCGTAAGTTCCGAAAGTTTGAGTGCAGTTGCGGAAGAAACGAGCGCTTCCAGTGAAGAGGTTGCACACGCAGTCAACGAAATTGCACACGGTGCATCAAGATCCGCTGAAGATGCTGAAATCGTTACCGAACGCTCCGACCTTCTTGGTCAGCAAATTAACGAAATCACAACGAAAGCTGGCATCATGTCCGACATCGCTACAAAAGCTGGGGAAATGAATACCAATGGTCAAGGCCAAATGCAACAGCTCAAACAATCCTTCGGCGACTGGGAAACGAACCTACACTCCATGTCCGAAGTCATCGGCACACTAGAAACAAAAGTGAAAGCAATCGGCGGTGTCATGGAAACAATCACCGAAATTTCAGCACAAACCAATTTACTCGCACTGAATGCCAGCATTGAAGCAGCACGCGCTGGCGAACACGGTAAAGGCTTCGCTGTCGTGGCAGATGAAGTACGAAAACTCGCAGAACAATCGGCGCGTTCTACAGAAGAGGTTAAAGTGACCGTTCAAGAACTACAAACAGAATCACAACTTGTCACCCAACAAATGAACGACACACGTGACAACTTCCAGCGTCAAGGAACAGTCGTCAATGATACCGAAACGACTTTCGGGGAAATCTCTACCTTGATGGCCGATATGCAAGACTCCATCGCTGCCGTCTATACAGAAATCCAGAAAGTCACATCTCATAAAGAGGACGTCTCAGAAACAATCCAAACGATGGCAGCCACTTCTGAAGAAACAGCCGCTGCCTGCGAAGAAGTCAGTGCCTCCACAGACGAACAACTACGCGCCATCCAATCCGTAACGGATGCAGCAGAAACGCTAACGGAGTTGAGCGAGGAATTGAGCACAGCCGTTAATCGATTTAAAGTATAA
- a CDS encoding methyl-accepting chemotaxis protein — protein MFRSIKTKIIMTVMVLFVIGIAAMTTISSTQVKNTTEKSATDASAALVNEISFAMENFLGQYGKGIGQLSTTPTVTDFTLPSEDNPTHNPIPALEKEFDSFLSFYEDATSVYLALPTQDIIIMPQADLGADFDPTTREWYQNAVAQPDIIQWSSPFIDSATGELVIAASKAVQSNGKVIGVLALDVELTALADTVAASDVGYGGFPMVLDTEGNVVAHPYTAGENYMNLPFIADMYTEGNNQGVAYYAHEGTDFVNVYATLPNFGWKVSAIYQEKNINATANDLRNSMMIIALITLLVIFLASYFIISRTIKPLSQLNTLMDSVSKGDLTVHSDIKTKDEIGELGNNFNTMIDNMNAIITVVNDSTSNVRASSESLSAVAEETNASSEEVAHAVNEIAQGAARSAEDAEIVTERSDLLGQQINEITTKAGVMSDIATKAGEMNTDGQGQMQQLKLSFNDWETNLQSMSEVIGTLETKVKAIGGVMETITEISAQTNLLALNASIEAARAGEHGKGFAVVADEVRKLAEQSARSTEEVKVTVQELQAESQLVTQQMNDTRENFHRQGTVVNDTETTFGEISTLMADMQDSIDAVYSEIQKVAAHKEDVAETIQTMAATSQETAAACEEVSASTDEQLRAIQSVTDAAETLTELSEELSQAVNRFTV, from the coding sequence ATGTTTAGATCCATCAAAACAAAAATTATCATGACTGTCATGGTGCTATTTGTAATCGGGATAGCGGCAATGACAACCATCAGCAGTACCCAAGTGAAAAACACGACTGAAAAAAGTGCCACAGATGCTAGTGCAGCACTCGTCAACGAAATTAGCTTCGCCATGGAGAACTTTCTCGGGCAATATGGGAAAGGCATTGGACAACTGTCTACAACGCCGACAGTGACAGATTTCACACTTCCTAGCGAAGACAATCCAACACATAATCCCATTCCCGCACTCGAAAAAGAATTCGACAGTTTCCTCAGCTTCTATGAAGATGCAACATCTGTCTATCTAGCGCTCCCCACTCAGGATATCATCATCATGCCACAGGCTGATCTCGGAGCTGATTTTGACCCGACAACACGTGAATGGTATCAAAATGCCGTTGCACAGCCCGATATTATCCAATGGTCTAGCCCATTCATCGACTCAGCAACAGGCGAACTAGTCATCGCGGCATCCAAAGCCGTCCAATCGAATGGCAAAGTCATCGGTGTTCTTGCCCTGGACGTTGAACTAACTGCACTCGCAGATACTGTAGCAGCTAGTGATGTAGGTTACGGTGGGTTTCCAATGGTTCTTGATACAGAAGGGAACGTCGTTGCCCATCCCTACACAGCTGGAGAAAACTATATGAATCTACCGTTTATCGCGGACATGTATACAGAAGGTAACAATCAAGGCGTCGCATACTATGCACATGAAGGTACCGATTTTGTGAATGTGTACGCTACCTTACCCAATTTCGGTTGGAAAGTCTCTGCAATCTATCAAGAAAAGAATATCAATGCCACCGCTAACGACTTACGCAATTCCATGATGATCATTGCATTGATCACATTGCTTGTTATTTTCTTAGCATCGTACTTCATCATTAGCCGAACCATCAAACCACTAAGCCAGCTCAACACCTTAATGGATTCCGTCTCCAAAGGCGATTTAACCGTTCACTCCGACATCAAGACAAAAGATGAAATCGGCGAGCTTGGCAACAATTTCAACACCATGATTGACAATATGAACGCCATTATTACAGTCGTCAATGACTCGACTTCAAACGTTCGGGCAAGTTCCGAAAGCTTGAGTGCAGTGGCTGAAGAAACAAACGCATCCAGCGAGGAAGTCGCACATGCAGTTAACGAAATCGCACAAGGTGCAGCAAGATCCGCTGAAGACGCAGAAATCGTTACCGAACGCTCCGACCTACTTGGTCAACAAATTAACGAAATCACGACGAAAGCCGGCGTCATGTCAGACATCGCTACAAAAGCTGGTGAAATGAACACCGATGGACAAGGCCAAATGCAACAACTAAAACTCTCCTTCAATGACTGGGAAACGAATTTACAATCCATGTCCGAAGTGATTGGCACACTTGAAACAAAAGTGAAGGCAATCGGCGGTGTTATGGAAACCATCACTGAAATTTCAGCACAAACGAATCTACTGGCACTAAACGCTAGCATCGAAGCAGCACGCGCTGGTGAACACGGCAAAGGCTTTGCTGTCGTGGCGGATGAAGTTCGTAAACTCGCGGAACAATCAGCACGCTCGACAGAAGAAGTAAAAGTCACAGTGCAAGAGCTACAAGCAGAATCACAACTTGTCACCCAACAAATGAACGACACACGCGAAAACTTCCATCGTCAAGGAACCGTTGTCAACGACACTGAAACGACTTTCGGGGAAATCTCTACGTTGATGGCTGATATGCAAGATTCCATCGATGCTGTCTATTCAGAAATCCAGAAAGTCGCAGCACATAAAGAAGATGTCGCTGAAACAATCCAAACAATGGCCGCTACTTCACAAGAAACAGCCGCCGCTTGCGAGGAAGTCAGTGCTTCCACAGATGAACAACTGCGCGCCATCCAATCTGTAACGGATGCGGCAGAAACGCTAACAGAATTGAGTGAGGAATTGAGTCAAGCTGTTAACCGATTTACAGTATAA
- a CDS encoding methyl-accepting chemotaxis protein encodes MFRSIKTKIILTVMVLFLIGISTMTAISSTQVKTKTDESIINSSGAFVSQMSAAIENYLEQYGKGLAQLANSSSITDFVLDEQTAPQILRDALDEDLTQFLTLYSDAVKVYYSNPNQHINIPYVDLGPDYDPTQREWYTNATAQPNEVQWSSPYIDKGTGDLVITASTTVHADGKLIGVVGLDVQLNALTEKIAASDVGYEGFPAIFDTEGTAIAHPILQGENLMNLSYFRDMYNNDAEQGTIYYVHENIPKVLMYTTIPQFGWKVVAIYDEKNINEMANDLRISMAIAALITLFVIFAALYIMISRMIKPLGQVNTLMDAVSQGDLTVRSDIKTNDEIGELGKNFNTMIDNMNAIITVVNDSASNVRANSESLSAVAEETNASSEEVAHAVTEIAQGASRSAEDAEVVTERSDLLGQQINEITTKAGVMSDIATKAGEMNTNGQSQMQQLKQSFGDWETNLHSMSEVISTLETKVKAIGGVMETITEISAQTNLLALNASIEAARAGEHGKGFAVVADEVRKLAEQSAHSTEEVKVTVQELQAESQLVTQQMNDTRDNFQRQSTVVNDTETTFGEISTLMADMQDSIDAVYTEIQKVAAHKEDVAETIQTMAATSQETAAACEEVSASTDEQLRAIQSVTEAAEMLTELSEELSQAVNRFKV; translated from the coding sequence ATGTTTAGATCCATCAAAACAAAAATTATCTTGACTGTCATGGTGTTATTCCTCATCGGGATATCCACAATGACCGCCATTAGCAGCACACAAGTGAAAACGAAAACCGATGAAAGTATCATTAACTCAAGCGGTGCATTTGTTTCCCAAATGAGCGCTGCCATCGAAAACTATCTCGAACAATATGGGAAAGGCCTGGCACAATTAGCAAATTCGAGCTCCATTACAGACTTTGTTCTTGACGAACAAACTGCTCCGCAAATTTTACGTGATGCACTCGATGAGGATCTCACACAATTTTTAACATTGTACAGTGACGCAGTAAAAGTGTATTATTCAAATCCAAACCAGCATATCAACATCCCTTACGTAGATCTTGGTCCTGATTACGATCCTACTCAACGTGAATGGTACACAAACGCTACAGCTCAGCCAAATGAAGTACAGTGGTCCTCACCTTATATTGATAAAGGCACAGGCGATTTGGTCATCACCGCTTCTACCACTGTCCATGCAGATGGAAAACTCATTGGCGTCGTTGGTCTCGACGTTCAACTGAACGCTCTGACTGAAAAAATTGCAGCAAGTGATGTTGGCTATGAGGGCTTCCCTGCCATATTCGATACGGAAGGCACAGCAATTGCTCATCCAATATTACAAGGGGAAAATTTAATGAATCTCTCCTACTTTAGAGACATGTACAACAACGATGCTGAACAAGGAACCATTTATTATGTCCATGAAAATATCCCCAAAGTGCTTATGTACACTACAATCCCGCAATTCGGCTGGAAAGTGGTAGCTATCTATGATGAAAAAAATATCAACGAGATGGCTAATGATTTACGCATCTCAATGGCAATTGCTGCGCTGATTACGTTATTCGTTATTTTCGCCGCGCTATACATCATGATTAGTCGAATGATTAAGCCACTCGGACAAGTCAATACTTTAATGGACGCTGTTTCTCAAGGTGATTTAACCGTTCGCTCCGACATCAAAACGAATGATGAAATCGGCGAACTCGGCAAAAACTTCAACACCATGATCGATAATATGAACGCCATCATTACAGTCGTCAACGACTCTGCATCAAACGTTCGTGCCAATTCCGAAAGCTTGAGTGCAGTAGCTGAAGAAACCAATGCCTCCAGTGAAGAAGTTGCACATGCGGTAACCGAAATCGCACAAGGTGCATCAAGATCCGCCGAAGATGCTGAAGTCGTTACTGAACGCTCCGACCTACTCGGGCAACAAATTAACGAAATCACGACAAAAGCTGGCGTCATGTCAGACATCGCTACAAAAGCTGGGGAAATGAATACCAATGGACAAAGCCAAATGCAACAACTAAAACAATCATTCGGCGACTGGGAAACGAACCTGCACTCCATGTCCGAGGTCATCAGCACACTCGAAACAAAAGTAAAAGCAATCGGTGGAGTTATGGAAACCATCACTGAAATTTCAGCACAAACGAATCTACTAGCGCTCAACGCTAGCATTGAAGCGGCGCGTGCAGGTGAACATGGCAAAGGCTTCGCTGTCGTTGCGGATGAAGTACGAAAACTTGCAGAACAATCCGCACATTCAACAGAAGAAGTCAAAGTGACAGTTCAAGAACTACAAGCCGAATCACAACTCGTCACTCAACAAATGAACGACACACGCGACAACTTCCAACGCCAAAGTACTGTCGTCAATGACACCGAAACAACTTTCGGCGAAATCTCTACGTTAATGGCAGATATGCAAGATTCCATTGATGCCGTTTATACAGAAATCCAAAAAGTCGCTGCTCACAAAGAAGACGTCGCTGAAACAATCCAAACAATGGCCGCTACTTCACAAGAAACAGCCGCTGCTTGTGAGGAAGTCAGCGCCTCCACAGACGAGCAACTACGCGCCATTCAATCCGTAACAGAAGCAGCAGAAATGCTAACGGAATTGAGTGAGGAATTGAGTCAAGCTGTGAACCGATTTAAAGTGTAG
- a CDS encoding Na+/H+ antiporter NhaC family protein, whose translation MSNHEGTKGNLLAFLPLIVFVVLFIGSGMLTNDFSTMPLNVAILIASAIALLMNRKETFSKKVDVFTKSAGHPNIILMAVIFILAGAFAGVAKGMGAVESTVNLGLSLLPANLLMVGLFVIGCFISISMGTSMGTIVALAPIGVGIAGQTEIPVALAMATIVGGAMFGDNLSMISDTTIAAVRTQHTKMKDKFKVNFLIVLPAALITLVILGVLTRGNAVELAGDYPYDWVKILPYLGVLVAALAGTHVLVVLVGGTIFAGVIGLLDGSYQMSSLLQATAEGIMTMEDLAIVSILIGGIIGIIQYNGGIDYLLRMITRNIKSKKGAEFGIAGLVSAADIATANNTIAIIITGPLAKSIADEYGVDPRKSASLLDTFAGCWQGILPYGAQLLAAAGLAAISPVSIMLYSFYPVLMGICCVIAILIGYPKFKRTDDASASISK comes from the coding sequence ATGTCAAATCATGAAGGGACAAAGGGCAATCTATTGGCGTTTTTACCGCTAATTGTTTTTGTCGTCCTTTTTATCGGTTCGGGCATGTTAACGAATGATTTTTCGACGATGCCATTGAACGTTGCGATATTGATTGCTTCAGCAATTGCGTTGTTGATGAATCGCAAGGAAACGTTTAGTAAAAAGGTAGATGTTTTTACGAAGAGTGCAGGGCATCCGAATATTATTTTAATGGCCGTCATATTTATTTTAGCGGGTGCGTTTGCAGGTGTTGCGAAGGGGATGGGGGCAGTTGAATCGACTGTGAATCTAGGTTTGTCCTTGTTGCCAGCGAATTTGTTGATGGTTGGATTGTTTGTTATCGGGTGTTTCATATCCATTTCGATGGGGACATCGATGGGGACGATTGTTGCATTGGCACCGATAGGGGTTGGAATTGCGGGGCAAACGGAAATTCCGGTGGCGTTGGCCATGGCAACCATTGTGGGTGGTGCCATGTTCGGTGATAATTTGTCGATGATTTCGGATACGACGATTGCGGCGGTCCGAACGCAGCATACGAAAATGAAAGATAAGTTTAAGGTGAATTTTTTGATTGTATTGCCTGCGGCACTTATTACACTTGTGATTCTTGGTGTGCTGACACGTGGCAATGCTGTGGAACTTGCCGGGGATTACCCGTATGACTGGGTGAAAATCCTTCCTTATCTTGGTGTATTAGTGGCGGCACTTGCGGGCACGCATGTATTAGTCGTCTTGGTTGGTGGGACGATTTTTGCGGGTGTTATTGGCTTGCTGGATGGCTCTTATCAAATGAGTAGCTTATTACAGGCGACTGCTGAAGGGATTATGACGATGGAAGATTTGGCGATTGTCTCGATTTTAATCGGGGGGATTATCGGCATTATCCAATATAACGGCGGGATCGATTATTTACTGCGTATGATTACGCGGAATATTAAGTCGAAAAAAGGGGCCGAGTTTGGGATTGCCGGGCTTGTCAGTGCGGCGGATATTGCGACTGCGAATAATACAATTGCGATTATTATTACCGGTCCGTTGGCGAAGAGCATTGCGGATGAGTATGGGGTGGATCCTCGCAAGTCGGCGAGTTTGTTGGATACGTTCGCAGGCTGTTGGCAAGGGATTTTACCTTATGGCGCCCAATTACTCGCCGCCGCTGGACTCGCTGCGATTTCACCGGTGAGCATAATGTTGTATTCGTTTTACCCTGTGTTGATGGGGATTTGTTGTGTGATAGCCATTTTGATTGGCTATCCGAAGTTTAAACGGACAGATGATGCTTCGGCTTCTATATCTAAATGA
- a CDS encoding Na+/H+ antiporter NhaC family protein, with amino-acid sequence MSNGEVKKGSLVALFPLLVFVLLFIGSGILTKDFSSMPLNVAIIIAGAVALAMNRKEKFAKKIDIFTKGAGHPNIILMAVIFILAGAFAGVARGMGAVESTVNLGLSLLPANYLMIGLFVIGCFISISMGTSMGTVVALAPIGVGIASQTDIPMALAMATVIGGAMFGDNLSMISDTTIAAVRTQQTKMKDKFKVNFLIVLPGAILTAIILGVITSGNTATLTGNYEYELLKILPYIAVLVAALAGVHVLIVLIGGTVFAGLIGMVDGSYTISSFLQAVASGIISMEDLAIVAILIGGVVGIIKHNGGIDYLLYFISSKIKSKKGAEFGIAGLVSVADIATANNTISIVITGPLAKSISDEYGVDPRKSASLLDTFSSCWQGILPYGGQLLAAAGLASISPVSIMPYSFYPILMALCGIIAILIGYPKFQETVKTVEVPLVVEEDPALVSDKG; translated from the coding sequence ATGTCGAATGGGGAAGTGAAAAAGGGGAGTCTTGTTGCACTCTTTCCGTTATTGGTTTTTGTACTGCTATTTATCGGATCGGGTATTTTGACAAAAGACTTTTCGAGTATGCCGTTAAATGTTGCGATTATCATTGCTGGGGCTGTTGCACTTGCGATGAATCGAAAAGAGAAGTTTGCGAAAAAGATTGATATTTTCACAAAAGGTGCAGGGCATCCGAATATTATTTTAATGGCTGTTATTTTTATTTTAGCGGGTGCTTTTGCAGGTGTTGCAAGAGGGATGGGCGCGGTTGAATCTACCGTGAACCTAGGGCTATCGTTATTGCCTGCGAACTATTTAATGATTGGGCTGTTTGTGATTGGCTGCTTTATTTCCATCTCGATGGGGACTTCGATGGGAACGGTTGTGGCATTGGCACCGATTGGCGTAGGCATTGCGAGTCAAACAGATATCCCGATGGCATTGGCGATGGCGACGGTCATTGGTGGCGCAATGTTTGGGGATAACTTGTCGATGATTTCAGATACGACGATTGCGGCGGTGCGAACCCAGCAGACGAAAATGAAAGATAAGTTCAAGGTAAACTTTTTGATTGTATTGCCGGGTGCTATTTTAACCGCAATTATTCTGGGGGTTATTACAAGTGGGAATACGGCTACACTGACTGGCAACTACGAGTACGAGTTGTTGAAGATTCTGCCTTATATCGCTGTTTTGGTGGCGGCGTTAGCGGGTGTACATGTGCTGATTGTCTTGATTGGTGGCACGGTTTTTGCGGGATTGATTGGAATGGTGGATGGCTCTTATACGATCAGCAGTTTTTTGCAAGCTGTTGCGAGTGGCATTATCAGTATGGAGGACTTGGCAATCGTTGCGATTCTGATTGGTGGAGTTGTAGGGATTATCAAGCATAACGGTGGGATTGATTATCTGCTGTATTTTATCTCTAGTAAGATTAAATCAAAAAAGGGTGCGGAATTTGGTATCGCAGGATTGGTCAGTGTGGCAGATATTGCGACGGCGAATAATACGATATCGATTGTGATCACGGGACCATTGGCAAAGAGTATTTCGGATGAGTATGGGGTGGACCCGAGGAAATCGGCAAGCTTGCTAGATACATTTTCGAGTTGCTGGCAAGGGATTTTGCCGTATGGCGGTCAACTGCTCGCCGCTGCTGGGTTAGCCTCGATTTCACCGGTCAGTATTATGCCTTATTCGTTTTATCCGATTCTGATGGCGCTTTGTGGAATTATTGCGATTCTGATTGGGTATCCAAAGTTTCAGGAGACAGTTAAGACGGTGGAGGTTCCGTTAGTTGTAGAGGAGGACCCGGCTTTGGTATCGGATAAAGGGTGA
- a CDS encoding SDR family NAD(P)-dependent oxidoreductase translates to MYCMDLTGKVAVVTGGTQGIGRAITDALLESGAQVAVVDRAVNGVQVNDGLLAIQADVVQSDQVEVMVEKVVNHFGRVDILVNNAGISSMDYAVDIQESDWDRVMDVNAKGVYLCSQSVARVLQKQGQGGKIINISSQAGKNGYRLMGSYVASKHAVLGLTKVMALELAKDQINVNAVCPGIVETDMKRNERVIGGELRGLDAEAIKAEDCSQVPLGRTATPQDIANVVVFLASKYSDYMTGQGINVTGGMTMN, encoded by the coding sequence ATGTATTGTATGGATTTAACGGGGAAAGTTGCCGTTGTTACGGGAGGAACACAGGGTATTGGTCGTGCGATTACTGACGCATTATTGGAAAGTGGTGCACAAGTGGCGGTCGTCGATCGAGCGGTGAACGGAGTGCAGGTGAATGATGGTTTATTAGCAATTCAAGCGGATGTTGTGCAAAGTGATCAGGTTGAAGTAATGGTAGAAAAAGTGGTGAACCACTTTGGAAGAGTAGATATTTTAGTAAACAACGCAGGGATATCTTCCATGGATTATGCGGTTGATATTCAAGAAAGTGATTGGGATCGAGTTATGGACGTCAATGCCAAGGGTGTGTATTTATGCAGTCAATCTGTGGCGCGTGTTTTACAGAAGCAGGGGCAGGGTGGAAAGATTATTAACATTTCTTCACAGGCTGGGAAAAATGGCTATCGTTTGATGGGCAGTTATGTCGCTTCGAAGCATGCGGTGCTAGGATTGACCAAAGTGATGGCATTGGAGCTGGCCAAAGATCAAATCAATGTCAATGCGGTATGTCCAGGGATTGTGGAGACAGATATGAAACGTAACGAGCGGGTTATTGGTGGGGAGTTAAGGGGGCTCGATGCAGAGGCGATTAAAGCGGAAGATTGCTCGCAAGTGCCACTAGGTAGAACGGCAACTCCGCAGGATATTGCAAATGTTGTAGTCTTTTTAGCATCCAAGTACTCGGATTATATGACGGGGCAAGGGATTAATGTGACAGGTGGCATGACGATGAATTGA
- a CDS encoding S-ribosylhomocysteine lyase, with protein MAQVESFLLDHTKVKAPYVRLAGTEQHEKGSSLQKYDLRFLQPNHDAMPTSAVHTLEHLLATYMRDELTGIVDISPMGCRTGFYMIIWDEHDPKDVATALTTVLEKVITTEYIPAVSALECGNYRDHSLFAAQEYAKLVVEAGLSDDPFRD; from the coding sequence ATGGCACAAGTTGAAAGTTTTCTTTTAGACCACACAAAAGTAAAAGCACCTTATGTACGCCTCGCGGGTACCGAACAACACGAAAAAGGTAGCTCGCTTCAAAAATACGACCTACGCTTTTTACAACCCAATCATGACGCAATGCCCACTTCAGCGGTTCACACACTGGAGCATTTGCTAGCAACCTATATGCGCGACGAACTAACGGGAATTGTCGACATCTCCCCAATGGGATGCCGCACCGGCTTTTACATGATTATCTGGGACGAACATGACCCAAAAGACGTCGCCACTGCCTTAACAACCGTACTCGAAAAAGTCATTACAACCGAATACATTCCTGCTGTTTCTGCACTCGAATGCGGGAACTATCGCGACCATTCGCTATTTGCTGCGCAGGAATATGCGAAGCTTGTAGTGGAAGCTGGATTGAGTGATGACCCGTTTCGGGATTGA